AGGTCGGCTACGAGGGGATCAACAACTACAACGCCACAGCGATGTTCATCGACCCCAATGTCGACCCCAATGACCCTGGCGACGATAGCGTCCGCTCGTTCGACTACCAGACGACGTTCAACTCGATTGAACTGAACTTCATGCGGCGGACGACGGCGCCGACGAAAATCTTCGCCGGCTTCCGTTACGTGCAGGCCGACGAAGACTTTACGGACGCGCTCACCGTCGCGAAGATCGTGCCCGGGGCGTCTAACCCTGCGACCACCGACGTGTTCACCGACACCGATAACGTCTGGAAGCTTGAAAACCGGATGATCGGCTTTCAGCTGGGCGCCCTCCGCGACGCCTGGTCGCTCAACAAGTGGCTCACTGTCGAGCCGTACGGCAACGGCGGCGTCTACTACAACAACTTCAAACGCGAGCAGTTGCAAAATACGATCAATACGCTCGTCACCGGTCCTGACAACGTGACGCTCGCCCCCGCGACGAGCTCGTCGAGCTACACGCAGTTCGGCACGTCGCAAACCTTCTCCGAAATTGCTTACATCGGCGAAGTCGGCGTGACGGCCGTGTTCCGCATTAACCAGTGCGTCGCCATCCGCGGCGGCTATCAGGCGCTAGTGATGGACGGCGTGGGCACTGGTCTCGACGCGTACTTCGAACCGGGCCTCAACGGCACGACCGTGCTTTACCACGGGGCGCGGTTTGGGTTTGAGTACCAGCGGTAGGCCCGCAAATGACGAATGACGAAATCCGAGTGACGAATGGGAGACGCAAGCGTTCTTCCATTCGTCATTCGTCATTCGTCATTCTGGCTTCGTCATTTCTCCTAGATCGCTTCCAACGTTTCTTTCTCTTCGGTTACGTGCCGCCGGGCTCGCAGGTTGAGCATTTCAACCATCAGCGCGAAGGCCATCGAGAAGTAGATGTAGCCGCGCGGGACGTGCGTGTGGAGGCCTTCGGCCACGAGCACGACGCCGATCAAAATCAGGAACGCCAGCGCCAGCATTTTCACGCTCGGGTGCCGGTTCACGAAGTTCGCGATTGGCCCGCTGAAGGCGATCATCACCGCGATCGCCAACACGACGGCGGTGATCATGATCGCCAGTGCGACCCAGTGGTGCTGGTAATCTTCCGGCCGCACCATGCCGACGGCGGTCAGTACCGAATCGAGCGAGAAAACCATATCGATCGCGATGATCTGCACGAGCACCGCGGTGAGCGACGAGTAGACCTTCGTCCCGCCGCTGGCGTGGTGTGGTTCGAGTTGATGGCCAATCTCCCAGGTTGCTTTGCCGAGCAAAAACAACCCGCCGAGGATCAGCACGAGATCCTTCGCGGTGATCGGGGTGCCTCCCTCTTCGAGCGTCTCAACGACGGCGGGACTGTCGACTTCCGACGGATCGTCCGCCTTGATCGGCCTGACGTCGTCTTTCGCATCCTTCGGCTCCACTTCTGCCACCACGGGATGCGAGCCCGGCATGTGAAACGGCAGGTCGAAGAGCACCGTCTTATCGAGTGTGATCACCCACGAAATCGCGAACAGCAGCGTGATTCGTCCGACCGCGGCGAGTAGCAGGCCCAGCGTCCGGGCCTTCGGCTGATGCTCCGCCGGCAACTTGCCGGTGAGGATCGCGAGGAAGACGACGTTATCGATGCCGAGCACGATCTCCAAGATCGCGAGCGTCGCGAGGGCGGCCATCGAATTCAACGTGAACAACTCTTCCATGACTCTCTCTTTAATCCCGGACGTTGCCGGTTATTCGCGTTTAAAAATTGCACCACAACGGCACGGCGGACACAACGTAGGGAATGAATCCTCCCCCGTCGTGTCCGTTGTGCCGTCGTGGTAAATCCTGTTTTGGGCTCTGAGTGGCGGTTAATTCCTAAACCATCCCGCCCAATTTCGCAAGCAGAAGATCGCACTGTTCGTCGCTGCCGACGCTAATGCGGAGGCCTTCGCCCCACCCGGCGTAGTTCATGTAGCGAACCAGGACGCCGGCGTCCTTCAACTGCTGGTAGAGGTCGCGCGACTCCCGCTTGCCGTGCCGGCACCAGACAAAATTCGCCTGCGAGTCGATGCACTCGAAGCCGAGACCGCGCAGGGCCCCCGTCATTCGCTCGCGGGTGGCGATAATTGCGTCGCGCGTTTTGGCAAAGTACGCCTGATCGTCAATCGCCGCCGTCGCCCCGGCGATCGAGAGCGAATCGCAGTTGTAGGAGTCCTTCACCTTGATCAACTGCTCGATGATCTGCGGCTGGGCGACCGCGAAGCCGAACCGCAGCCCGGCGAGGCTGTACGACTTGCTGAGCGTCCGCGTCACGATTACCCGCTCGTTCTCGGCGACCAGGCCAAGGCAGTTCGTCGTCGCGAAGTCGGCGTACGCCTCGTCGACGATGAGTGGGCAGGGGAGAGCGGCAGCCAGTTTCGCCACCTTGTCGGGCGCGATCACCGTGCCGGTCGGGCTGTTGGGGTTCGGCAAGAAGGCGAGTTGCAGTCGCTCGTTCGCCGCGGTGAAGGCAGAACCGAGCGTCCAGTCGCTTTTAAAGTCGACCGTCTCTGACTCTGCCCCCTGAATCGCCGCCAGCGTGTTGTAGAGGATGTAGCTCGGGCGTGGAAAGCGAATCAGCCCCCCCGGCGCTACGAAGCTACGGGTGACGATCGTGAGAATGTCGTCGCTGCCGTTGCCGCACAAAATCCAGTCGGGCGTGATGCCGGGCACCTCGTGCTTGAACAGCTCCGCCGCCCGTTCGCGAAACGCGGTCGCCATCGGATCGGGATAGCGCTGCAATCCGCTCTGGCAGACACGACCAATCGCCGCCTTCACCGCCGGCGAGCAGGGGAAGGGATTTTCGTTCGTGTTGAGTTTGACAAACTCCATCCCCCGCGGCTGCTCGCCGGGAACGTAGCCTTGCATCGCGGTGATGTTGGGTCGGAACATTTGTTTTTAGCTTTTGTTGACTGCTGAAGCTTTACCACGACGGCACAAAGAGCACGACGGAAGAAGAGAAACAAGACTTCGAAGAATCCATCTTTTGAATTTTCGTCGTGTCCTTCGTGTCGTCGTGGTTCAATTCTTTTGAAGACGGATCGCCACGCTGTTTGCATGCCCGGTAAGGCCTTCCTTCGCGGCGAGGGTGAGGACGTCGTCGGCGATCGCGGCGAGGCCGGTCTCGGTGAAGTGGATCATGCTGTTGGTGCGGAGGAAGTCGTTCGCCGAGAGGCCGCTCGCGAAGCGGGCCGTCGCCCCGGTTGGCAAGACGTGCGACGGCCCGGCCGCGTAGTCGCCCACCGGCACCGGCGTGTAGGCGCCGAGGAAAATGGCGCCGGCGTAGCGAATGCGATCGGCCAGCTTTTCGGCAGCTGGTCCCGCGAGGTGGAGGTGCTCGGTGGCGAGTTCGTTCGCGAGCTTCACCGCTTCGTCGGCGTTCTTCACCAGCACTAGCGCGCCGAACGCCTCAAGCGACGGCCGCGTGAGCTCGCCCCGCTCGAGCGTCGCGAGCTGCTTTTCAAGTTCCGCCGCCACGGCGTCGATGAGCGGCGCGTGCCAGGTAATGAGAATCGCCGAGCCGGGCGAATGCTCCGCCTGGGCAATGAGGTCGGCCGCAGTGAAATCGGCCCGCGTCGTCTCGTCGGCGATGACGATCACCTCGCTCGGCCCGGCAATCGAATCGATGTCGACTTCGCCAAAGACATGCTTCTTGGCGAGGGCCACAAACAGGTTCCCCGGGCCAACAATCTTGTCGACTTTTTCAATTCCCCCTCCCTCGCAGGGAGGGGCTAGGAGAGGGATTCCCGACGCATCAGTCTTCGCCGTGTTGCCATTAGTCCCGTAAGCGAGCGCCGCCACCGCCTGCGCCCCGCCCGCGCGATAGACCTCGGTGACGCCCAGCTCATGGCAAGTCGCCAGCAAATCCTGGTTGTAAGACCCAAA
This sequence is a window from Lacipirellula parvula. Protein-coding genes within it:
- a CDS encoding TerC family protein, whose amino-acid sequence is MEELFTLNSMAALATLAILEIVLGIDNVVFLAILTGKLPAEHQPKARTLGLLLAAVGRITLLFAISWVITLDKTVLFDLPFHMPGSHPVVAEVEPKDAKDDVRPIKADDPSEVDSPAVVETLEEGGTPITAKDLVLILGGLFLLGKATWEIGHQLEPHHASGGTKVYSSLTAVLVQIIAIDMVFSLDSVLTAVGMVRPEDYQHHWVALAIMITAVVLAIAVMIAFSGPIANFVNRHPSVKMLALAFLILIGVVLVAEGLHTHVPRGYIYFSMAFALMVEMLNLRARRHVTEEKETLEAI
- the hisC gene encoding histidinol-phosphate transaminase is translated as MFRPNITAMQGYVPGEQPRGMEFVKLNTNENPFPCSPAVKAAIGRVCQSGLQRYPDPMATAFRERAAELFKHEVPGITPDWILCGNGSDDILTIVTRSFVAPGGLIRFPRPSYILYNTLAAIQGAESETVDFKSDWTLGSAFTAANERLQLAFLPNPNSPTGTVIAPDKVAKLAAALPCPLIVDEAYADFATTNCLGLVAENERVIVTRTLSKSYSLAGLRFGFAVAQPQIIEQLIKVKDSYNCDSLSIAGATAAIDDQAYFAKTRDAIIATRERMTGALRGLGFECIDSQANFVWCRHGKRESRDLYQQLKDAGVLVRYMNYAGWGEGLRISVGSDEQCDLLLAKLGGMV
- the hisD gene encoding histidinol dehydrogenase, which gives rise to MPLAIPRIDTRDPGSAAQIAALRAKLAPEGNVVSEAGRRKTIEVFGEPLTPVQVVERICGDVRERGLPALLEYTAKLDGKQLTASDLRVPAAELAAAHAAANPKLLDAVRRIRERILKFQQAILHQTVTVPTEHGGYLTQRYLPLRRIGVCVPGGAAAYPSTVLMTVVPAQAAGVEQIAVVAPPTAFGSYNQDLLATCHELGVTEVYRAGGAQAVAALAYGTNGNTAKTDASGIPLLAPPCEGGGIEKVDKIVGPGNLFVALAKKHVFGEVDIDSIAGPSEVIVIADETTRADFTAADLIAQAEHSPGSAILITWHAPLIDAVAAELEKQLATLERGELTRPSLEAFGALVLVKNADEAVKLANELATEHLHLAGPAAEKLADRIRYAGAIFLGAYTPVPVGDYAAGPSHVLPTGATARFASGLSANDFLRTNSMIHFTETGLAAIADDVLTLAAKEGLTGHANSVAIRLQKN